Proteins from one Nitrobacteraceae bacterium AZCC 2146 genomic window:
- a CDS encoding MFS family permease (product_source=COG0477; cath_funfam=1.20.1250.20; cog=COG0477; pfam=PF07690; superfamily=103473; transmembrane_helix_parts=Inside_1_20,TMhelix_21_43,Outside_44_57,TMhelix_58_80,Inside_81_86,TMhelix_87_109,Outside_110_112,TMhelix_113_135,Inside_136_146,TMhelix_147_169,Outside_170_183,TMhelix_184_206,Inside_207_241,TMhelix_242_264,Outside_265_278,TMhelix_279_301,Inside_302_307,TMhelix_308_330,Outside_331_344,TMhelix_345_362,Inside_363_374,TMhelix_375_397,Outside_398_411,TMhelix_412_429,Inside_430_448), whose product MRTDPKKTTLTDRGASRPALIVAALCASYAVAFVDRALVGVAGGPIKSSLALSDSQFGLVHGAAFVALYCLCGIPMGWMADRLDRRLMIAAGLLFWSAMTAFCGMAGSFAAFFVFRIGVGLGEAVLVPAGMSLLSSAITREKMARSVAIFLMGATIGNAIALLGGGFLLNRLGPMDLGIPLVGHLAPWQMLFLIASVPGVVLALLVARIREPRRTNIVGGRTGFRQSVSAALLHIRGFKGAYGFLTAATACSIILSQAQAAWVPLLYVRKFGLSPGDSAIAVGIMFLISAPAGQWTGGVLIDRLLARGVAAPSNVVLAVCAVVAIPAAFLFCLSDQIGISRSAYVVFNYVVFAATPAGLTGWQLLTPERNSGMTIAILVSVVTLIGVGFGPVVVGWLNDYVFRDEAALGKSLFLVILVSGAACCGVALAGRRAYAKAIGERVCSHGLS is encoded by the coding sequence ATGCGAACAGATCCGAAAAAGACTACCCTGACGGACCGAGGCGCTTCTCGACCCGCACTGATTGTCGCGGCGCTCTGCGCGAGTTACGCGGTTGCTTTTGTGGATCGTGCGCTTGTCGGCGTCGCCGGGGGGCCGATTAAATCCAGCCTGGCGCTGAGCGATAGTCAGTTCGGCTTGGTACATGGCGCGGCCTTTGTTGCCCTCTACTGCCTGTGTGGCATCCCGATGGGGTGGATGGCGGATCGTCTCGACCGAAGGCTGATGATCGCGGCAGGGCTGCTGTTTTGGTCCGCAATGACCGCATTCTGCGGGATGGCAGGATCATTTGCCGCATTCTTTGTCTTTCGCATCGGCGTCGGATTGGGTGAAGCCGTCCTTGTCCCGGCCGGTATGTCGCTTCTCTCAAGTGCAATAACCAGGGAGAAGATGGCGAGATCCGTCGCCATCTTCCTGATGGGAGCCACGATCGGCAACGCCATTGCTCTGCTAGGGGGTGGCTTCTTGCTCAACCGGTTGGGTCCCATGGACCTGGGCATTCCGCTCGTGGGTCATCTGGCGCCTTGGCAAATGCTGTTTCTCATCGCTTCCGTGCCAGGTGTGGTCCTCGCGCTTCTGGTCGCGCGAATCCGCGAGCCCCGCCGTACGAACATCGTCGGCGGACGGACTGGATTTCGGCAAAGTGTCTCGGCAGCGCTTCTGCATATACGGGGCTTCAAAGGGGCCTATGGCTTCCTGACGGCGGCGACTGCATGCAGCATCATCCTTTCGCAGGCTCAAGCTGCCTGGGTGCCTCTGCTTTATGTCCGAAAATTCGGACTTTCGCCTGGAGATAGCGCTATTGCGGTCGGTATCATGTTTCTGATTTCGGCGCCGGCGGGGCAGTGGACTGGAGGGGTTCTGATCGACCGCCTGCTGGCACGGGGCGTTGCCGCGCCGTCAAATGTCGTTCTCGCTGTTTGCGCGGTCGTGGCAATACCGGCGGCATTTCTGTTTTGTCTGAGCGACCAAATCGGGATATCGCGATCGGCTTATGTCGTCTTCAATTATGTGGTGTTCGCCGCGACGCCTGCGGGGCTTACCGGCTGGCAGCTGCTGACGCCCGAGCGCAATAGCGGGATGACGATCGCAATCCTGGTATCCGTCGTTACCTTGATCGGCGTGGGTTTCGGACCTGTAGTTGTGGGATGGCTGAACGACTATGTTTTCCGCGACGAGGCAGCCCTCGGTAAATCATTATTTCTGGTGATCCTTGTGTCAGGGGCAGCCTGCTGCGGTGTGGCGCTTGCAGGCCGGCGTGCCTACGCAAAAGCTATCGGAGAAAGGGTTTGCAGCCACGGGTTGTCCT